One window of Botrimarina mediterranea genomic DNA carries:
- the pflB gene encoding formate C-acetyltransferase translates to MHATSAVLTPPLPVSRPQSLDPYRGFVPGGWSQEVNVRDFIQQNYQPYDGDASFLAGPTDRTRHLWSKLLELFVVERQRGVLGVSQTPSSITAHGPGYIDKDSEIIVGLQTDAPLKRAIFPNGGWRMVVSSLKAYGYEPERAVAEVFTKYRKTHNDGVFDVYTPDIRKARSTHLVTGLPDAYGRGRIIGDYRRVPLYGVDRLIEAKNAEKASLDEKHSTEAVIRDREELSEQVRALHELKQMAADYGFDVSRPARNAREAVQWLYFAYLAAVKEQNGAAMSLGRTSTFLDVYFQRDLAEGTLTEEEAQEIIDDFVIKLRIVRFLRTPEYDGLFSGDPTWVTEAIGGVGADGRPLVTKNSFRLLNTLYNLGPGPEPNMTVLWSKALPEGFKQFCAKVSIDTSSVQYESDDQLRAVTGDDSAIACCVSGMEMGKSMQFFGARVNLAKCLLYAINGGRDEITGEQVMPPFDPCRGEVLDYNEVMQRFDVAMEWLARVYVNAMNCIHYMHDKYAYERVEMALHDYAPRRTMAFGIAGLSVVADSLSAIKNARVWRYGDETGLTTDYRVEGEFPAFGNNDDEVDGYAAWLVRAFMEKLRKHPTYRNAEHTQSVLTITSNVVYGKNTGSTPDGRKAGEPFAPGANPMHGRDVEGYVASALSVAKLPYEAARDGISLTHTVIPSALGSCEEDRVANLAACLDGYFGCGGFHMNVNVLDRETLLDAMEHPERYPQLTVRVSGYAVNFVKLTPEQQQDIVSRTFHEKL, encoded by the coding sequence ATGCACGCCACTTCGGCTGTACTCACCCCCCCTCTCCCCGTGAGCCGGCCGCAATCTCTCGACCCTTACCGGGGATTCGTCCCGGGAGGGTGGTCGCAAGAGGTCAATGTCCGCGACTTCATCCAGCAGAACTACCAGCCTTACGACGGCGACGCCTCGTTTCTCGCCGGCCCCACCGATCGCACCCGCCACTTGTGGAGCAAGCTATTGGAGCTCTTCGTCGTTGAACGCCAGCGTGGCGTGCTGGGGGTCAGCCAAACTCCTTCGTCGATTACCGCCCACGGGCCGGGGTACATCGACAAGGACTCCGAGATCATCGTCGGCCTTCAAACCGACGCGCCACTGAAGCGAGCCATCTTCCCGAACGGCGGTTGGCGGATGGTCGTCAGCTCGCTGAAGGCCTACGGCTACGAGCCTGAACGAGCGGTCGCGGAGGTCTTCACCAAGTATCGCAAGACCCACAACGACGGCGTGTTCGATGTTTATACGCCCGACATCCGGAAGGCGCGGAGCACCCACCTCGTTACGGGGCTGCCCGACGCATATGGTCGCGGCCGGATTATCGGCGATTACCGCCGTGTCCCGTTGTACGGCGTCGATCGGTTGATCGAGGCCAAGAACGCAGAGAAGGCCTCACTTGACGAAAAGCACTCGACCGAGGCAGTGATCCGCGACCGCGAGGAGCTCTCCGAACAAGTCAGGGCGCTCCACGAGCTGAAGCAGATGGCGGCCGACTACGGGTTCGACGTTTCGCGTCCGGCGCGCAACGCCCGCGAAGCTGTGCAGTGGCTCTACTTCGCCTACCTCGCGGCGGTGAAGGAGCAGAACGGCGCGGCGATGAGCCTAGGCCGCACCAGCACGTTCCTCGACGTCTACTTTCAACGCGACCTTGCCGAAGGGACGCTCACGGAGGAAGAGGCCCAAGAGATCATCGACGACTTCGTCATCAAGCTGAGGATCGTCCGGTTCTTGCGGACCCCAGAGTATGACGGTCTCTTTAGCGGCGATCCCACTTGGGTCACCGAGGCGATTGGAGGCGTCGGCGCCGATGGCCGACCGCTGGTGACCAAGAACAGCTTTCGCCTCCTCAACACGCTCTACAACCTCGGCCCGGGGCCAGAACCGAACATGACGGTACTCTGGAGCAAGGCGCTGCCGGAGGGGTTTAAACAGTTCTGCGCGAAGGTCAGTATCGACACCTCGAGCGTCCAGTACGAGTCGGACGACCAACTGCGTGCGGTCACCGGGGACGACAGCGCCATCGCCTGCTGTGTTTCCGGCATGGAGATGGGCAAGTCGATGCAGTTCTTCGGCGCCCGGGTAAACCTCGCGAAGTGCCTGCTGTACGCCATCAATGGCGGTCGCGACGAGATAACCGGTGAGCAAGTCATGCCCCCCTTCGATCCTTGCCGGGGAGAGGTCCTCGACTACAACGAGGTGATGCAGCGGTTCGATGTAGCGATGGAGTGGTTGGCCCGCGTTTACGTCAACGCGATGAACTGCATCCACTACATGCACGACAAGTACGCGTACGAGCGTGTCGAAATGGCGCTGCACGACTACGCCCCAAGGCGGACGATGGCGTTCGGCATCGCCGGTCTGTCGGTGGTGGCCGACTCGCTCAGCGCGATCAAGAACGCGCGGGTGTGGCGTTACGGCGACGAGACCGGCCTGACCACCGACTACCGCGTCGAGGGCGAGTTCCCCGCCTTCGGCAACAACGATGATGAGGTGGATGGCTATGCCGCCTGGCTGGTCCGTGCCTTCATGGAAAAGCTCCGCAAGCACCCCACCTACCGCAACGCGGAGCACACCCAGTCGGTGCTGACCATCACCAGCAATGTTGTCTACGGCAAGAACACCGGCAGCACTCCTGACGGCCGCAAGGCCGGTGAACCCTTCGCCCCCGGCGCCAACCCGATGCACGGCCGCGACGTCGAGGGCTATGTCGCCAGCGCGCTGTCGGTCGCCAAGCTGCCGTACGAAGCGGCTCGCGACGGCATCTCCCTGACCCACACTGTGATCCCCTCGGCGCTGGGCTCCTGCGAGGAGGACCGCGTCGCTAATCTCGCCGCTTGTCTCGACGGATACTTCGGCTGCGGCGGCTTCCATATGAACGTCAATGTGCTCGACCGTGAGACTTTGCTCGACGCGATGGAGCATCCCGAAAGGTATCCGCAGCTGACCGTGCGGGTGAGCGGCTATGCGGTCAATTTCGTGAAGCTTACGCCCGAGCAGCAGCAAGACATCGTTAGCCGCACCTTCCACGAGAAGCTTTGA
- the pflA gene encoding pyruvate formate-lyase-activating protein, translating into MSSSTDMPPSACRNVGEPSVRARGSEGYVFSHDNASAVDGPGLRYVVWLMGCIMRCQYCHNPDSWQIQRDNQRHSVKNVLADVERYGTFLRAAGGGFTVSGGEPLVQAPFAMNLLRGARRLGLHTALDTNGYLGARLDNDELADIDLVLLDLKAFGEEHHRNVTGVSNRTVLEFARRLADLGRPAWVRFVLVPGLTDDEDDIRRLADFAARLTNVERLEVLPFHQMGRRKWRDLKLPYALEATPAATHDQAEATRTIFREAGCRVG; encoded by the coding sequence TTGAGCTCGTCTACCGACATGCCGCCTAGCGCCTGCCGCAACGTGGGCGAACCATCGGTCCGCGCTCGCGGCAGCGAGGGTTATGTTTTTAGCCACGACAACGCTTCGGCGGTCGATGGGCCTGGGCTGCGCTATGTGGTGTGGCTGATGGGCTGCATCATGCGTTGCCAGTACTGCCACAACCCCGACTCGTGGCAGATACAACGCGACAATCAGCGGCACAGCGTCAAGAACGTACTTGCCGACGTCGAGCGGTACGGCACGTTCCTCCGGGCGGCGGGCGGCGGCTTCACCGTCTCCGGCGGCGAGCCCCTCGTGCAGGCGCCCTTCGCCATGAACCTGCTCCGCGGCGCGCGGCGGTTGGGCCTCCACACCGCCCTAGATACGAACGGCTACCTCGGCGCGAGACTGGATAACGACGAACTCGCTGACATCGATTTGGTGCTGCTCGACCTCAAGGCATTCGGCGAAGAGCATCATCGCAACGTCACCGGCGTCAGCAACCGCACGGTCCTAGAGTTCGCGCGGCGCTTAGCAGACCTCGGCAGGCCGGCGTGGGTGCGTTTCGTGCTCGTCCCGGGTCTGACTGACGATGAAGACGACATCCGTCGCCTAGCCGACTTTGCCGCCCGTCTCACGAACGTCGAGCGGCTGGAGGTGCTGCCGTTCCATCAGATGGGCCGGCGCAAGTGGCGCGATCTCAAACTCCCTTACGCCTTAGAAGCGACCCCCGCCGCTACACACGATCAAGCCGAGGCCACCCGGACGATATTCCGCGAAGCGGGCTGCCGCGTGGGGTGA
- a CDS encoding SLC13 family permease, translating to MADDSRSDAEQVLGLFKFSHVRAMLTVAACLVVATLAAFVPHYDGLTEAGHRALFVMVFAAGMWVTEAIPAFATSLVAIGLLIALLGRPDGVYATGPNDWEQFIAPWGSSLIWLFFGGFCLAASAEKTGLDRWLAARALGLFGQRPAMLLMGVMLVTATLSMFVSNTATATLVLAMLAPLFATRPERDRLVKALTLGVAYAANLGGMGTVIGTPPNAIAVGLLVGRSEVNFTQWMLLATPSAAVLLAIMWGFLVASQLGSGAFRRGEDLLFHAGSAADRAPKLQQIVVVGTFAVTVALWMTTPLHGLPTTLVSFVPITVLTATGILTAADIRTLPWDILLLITGGLSLGVAIENTGLAGWAVGRLPVGGWTAVTLVLVFSYLTIVMSNLMSNTATANLLLPISIAVLTAMEETGGDARMAVPIALAASAAMCLPISTPPNAIVYGMGRLRVTDLLVGGLLVGLIAPPVLVAWAWVALPWL from the coding sequence ATGGCCGACGACAGCCGCAGCGACGCCGAACAAGTCCTGGGGCTGTTCAAGTTCTCGCACGTGCGGGCAATGCTGACGGTGGCGGCCTGCCTGGTCGTGGCGACGCTGGCGGCGTTTGTGCCCCACTACGACGGTCTCACCGAGGCGGGTCACCGGGCGCTATTTGTGATGGTCTTCGCAGCTGGGATGTGGGTGACCGAGGCGATCCCGGCCTTCGCGACGAGCCTAGTAGCGATCGGCTTGTTGATCGCGCTGCTGGGGCGGCCCGACGGGGTATACGCGACGGGACCCAATGATTGGGAGCAGTTCATCGCCCCATGGGGGAGCTCGCTGATCTGGCTGTTCTTCGGCGGGTTCTGCCTAGCGGCGTCGGCGGAGAAGACGGGGCTCGACCGTTGGCTCGCCGCCCGGGCGCTGGGGCTCTTCGGCCAGCGCCCAGCGATGCTGCTAATGGGGGTAATGTTGGTGACGGCGACGCTGTCGATGTTTGTGTCGAACACGGCCACCGCGACCTTGGTACTGGCGATGCTCGCGCCACTGTTCGCGACCCGCCCCGAGAGGGACCGCCTAGTGAAGGCGCTCACGTTGGGCGTGGCCTACGCGGCGAACCTGGGCGGTATGGGGACGGTAATCGGGACCCCACCCAACGCGATAGCGGTGGGGCTGCTCGTCGGGCGCTCGGAGGTGAACTTCACGCAGTGGATGCTTCTAGCGACTCCCTCGGCGGCGGTGCTGCTGGCGATCATGTGGGGGTTCCTTGTGGCGTCGCAGCTCGGCAGCGGCGCGTTCCGGCGGGGTGAGGACCTGCTCTTCCACGCCGGCAGCGCGGCGGACCGAGCGCCGAAGCTCCAGCAGATCGTTGTCGTCGGAACGTTCGCCGTCACCGTCGCCCTGTGGATGACGACGCCACTGCACGGCCTGCCGACAACGTTGGTGTCGTTCGTGCCAATCACGGTCCTGACAGCAACGGGGATCCTCACCGCCGCAGACATCCGGACCCTACCGTGGGACATATTGCTCTTAATCACTGGGGGCCTGTCGCTGGGCGTAGCGATCGAGAACACGGGGCTCGCGGGCTGGGCTGTAGGCCGGCTGCCCGTTGGTGGGTGGACGGCGGTGACGCTAGTGCTGGTGTTCAGCTATTTGACAATCGTCATGTCGAACCTGATGAGCAACACGGCGACGGCCAACCTGTTGCTGCCGATCTCGATCGCGGTCCTCACGGCGATGGAGGAGACCGGCGGCGACGCAAGGATGGCGGTGCCGATTGCGTTGGCGGCCTCTGCGGCGATGTGCCTGCCGATCAGCACCCCCCCGAACGCGATCGTCTACGGCATGGGGCGGCTGCGGGTGACCGACCTATTGGTCGGGGGCCTGCTGGTCGGCCTCATTGCTCCACCGGTCTTGGTCGCGTGGGCGTGGGTGGCGTTGCCCTGGCTGTAG
- a CDS encoding choice-of-anchor R domain-containing protein: MRIDRTLLNLRLAMALGVALAAGVACGRGEAAVIFSNLGPGDSFSSTGRIVQGPDVGAIGDVNQGSTFTVGPADAFLTSLSLGIGVNGSPNTGTGPIDVLIAADAGGSPGAVLRTLSTNLGATGDQLVTLPDDGSLELSANTTYWVLMDGEGGFDGAWRFNDTGDVGLTAGQSEPNPWNPRIDDERYALRVEGRFAVPEPTTGLLVLIGVIVGGASRHRRVR, from the coding sequence ATGCGTATCGATCGAACCTTATTGAACTTGCGATTGGCTATGGCCTTGGGCGTGGCCCTAGCGGCGGGCGTCGCCTGCGGTCGTGGCGAAGCGGCGGTGATCTTTAGCAATCTTGGGCCGGGCGACTCGTTCTCCAGCACCGGCCGCATCGTGCAAGGGCCGGATGTCGGCGCCATCGGCGACGTCAATCAAGGTTCGACCTTCACGGTGGGGCCGGCCGACGCCTTCTTGACGAGCTTGTCGCTAGGGATCGGCGTCAACGGCTCGCCTAATACGGGGACGGGCCCGATCGACGTGTTGATCGCCGCCGATGCCGGTGGCTCGCCGGGGGCCGTGCTGCGGACGCTATCAACAAACCTCGGCGCCACCGGCGACCAGCTCGTCACACTGCCAGACGACGGCTCCCTTGAGCTGTCGGCGAACACCACGTACTGGGTGCTGATGGACGGCGAGGGCGGCTTTGACGGGGCTTGGCGGTTCAACGACACGGGCGATGTCGGCCTCACGGCGGGGCAGAGCGAACCGAACCCGTGGAATCCGAGGATCGACGACGAACGCTACGCCCTCCGCGTCGAGGGACGGTTCGCCGTCCCCGAGCCGACGACAGGCCTACTGGTCCTAATCGGCGTTATCGTCGGCGGTGCGTCGCGCCATCGCCGAGTTCGATAG
- a CDS encoding carboxypeptidase-like regulatory domain-containing protein: MRYHVGAKGFARQDVRLVPKSEPHVVTLNGPLVVEGVATDRATGEPIAEFQAMPVIVFGPNFYSTRYEDTGQGADGQYELPLKGSGDPESRYRVRFEAEGYRTVVSESSYGPQDGRVTLNIALEPARPRRRCGRQVRRRRDRR; this comes from the coding sequence GTGCGGTACCACGTCGGCGCAAAGGGCTTCGCCCGACAAGACGTACGGCTCGTCCCGAAAAGCGAGCCCCACGTCGTCACCCTGAACGGACCGCTGGTGGTCGAGGGCGTCGCGACCGACCGAGCGACCGGCGAGCCAATCGCCGAGTTCCAAGCGATGCCGGTCATCGTCTTCGGCCCCAACTTCTACAGCACGCGCTACGAGGACACGGGGCAAGGCGCCGACGGACAGTACGAGCTCCCGCTCAAGGGCAGCGGCGACCCAGAAAGCAGATACCGGGTGCGGTTCGAAGCGGAGGGCTATCGCACGGTCGTCAGCGAATCGTCCTACGGCCCTCAGGACGGACGCGTCACCCTGAACATCGCGCTCGAGCCCGCCCGGCCGCGTCGTCGATGCGGAAGGCAAGTCCGTCGCCGGCGCGATCGTCGTTGA
- a CDS encoding TlpA family protein disulfide reductase translates to MRAYSFTDVEGRERLVGDMSGRYVLMHVWASWCEPCLAMMPEVEAAAQRFATDKAVFVGLNVDRDKQAGKALAQRRHWNWAQNYLGEDSDMVPQLAVSSVLVYYLIGPDGLLVYARTDWNEVLSELTEALLSRVSMTP, encoded by the coding sequence ATGCGGGCGTACAGCTTTACCGACGTCGAGGGCCGCGAGCGCCTCGTCGGCGACATGAGCGGACGCTACGTGCTGATGCACGTCTGGGCCAGTTGGTGCGAACCGTGCTTAGCAATGATGCCCGAGGTCGAGGCCGCTGCTCAGCGCTTCGCCACTGACAAAGCCGTCTTCGTCGGCCTGAACGTCGACCGCGACAAGCAAGCCGGGAAGGCGCTCGCCCAGCGTCGCCACTGGAACTGGGCGCAGAACTACCTCGGCGAGGACTCGGACATGGTGCCCCAACTCGCCGTCAGCTCTGTTCTCGTCTACTACCTCATCGGCCCCGACGGCCTGCTCGTCTACGCACGCACCGATTGGAATGAGGTGTTGTCGGAGCTGACCGAAGCGCTCCTGTCTCGCGTCAGCATGACGCCTTAA
- a CDS encoding ArsR/SmtB family transcription factor gives MKPLDMEALSTAADCLRALAHPVRIRMSQLLLHDRYTVGELAEDCGVLENVASEHLRLMQRCGFFTSEREGRRVYYRVAEPHLERLLDCIEGRFQSGKAK, from the coding sequence CTGAAACCGTTGGACATGGAGGCGCTAAGCACGGCGGCCGATTGCCTGCGGGCTCTGGCGCACCCGGTCCGCATCCGCATGTCGCAGCTTTTGCTGCACGACCGCTACACGGTCGGCGAGCTTGCCGAAGACTGCGGCGTGCTTGAGAACGTCGCGTCGGAGCACCTGCGGCTAATGCAGCGATGCGGCTTCTTCACCAGCGAACGTGAAGGCCGCCGTGTTTACTACCGCGTCGCCGAGCCGCACCTGGAGCGACTGCTCGACTGCATCGAGGGTCGCTTCCAGTCGGGTAAGGCGAAGTAG
- a CDS encoding family 78 glycoside hydrolase catalytic domain, whose translation MTSLCRSAATTPLCITIVCLACQLAPAMEAVDLQCDRRADPLGVAPSPVVLSWSLESSERRSEQTAFEVQVATSPDRLATPDVWASGREDSPAQHVVVPKRLEPRTPHYWRVRVWDETDKPSQWSAVAKWETSLAPTDWEAQWIDDGRPRPQHDAEYYEESPAPLFRKAFKVEKPVRHARLYVAGLGYYEARLNGRRIGDEHHAPAWTDYDKRVLYATHEVTQLLAQGENAIGIEVGAGWRDPLPLRMWGRINLRESLAVGPPCLIAQLEVTHTDGSRTVIATGPEWRTHPGPVVRNSVYLGEEYDARRELSGWTTPEYGDANWRHAIAARDQPKGKLVPQSAPPIRVVDRLPGVLLKTLPDGTRVYDFGRNFTGVVEVDSPSSGEEQVRLLHGELLDDDGRVNPLTSVVGQIKQPGVGGPGAPDVAVQLDSYTPAKDGAWSWAPRFTFHGFRYVEATGLADDSRLTGLALRSDVASAIEFACSDERLNQLQQVCRNTFESNLVGVQSDCPHREKFGYGGDIAVTADAMCLNYDMATFYTKAVEDLADARRPDGALTETAPFVGIADAGLGERGGPIGWALAHPLLLDRLHRYYGAERLIEEQYAVAAKWLALVGRLAPDHLVRVEIGDHEAITPTPVALMATAHYHEATVLMQRLAKAIGRDDDAARYAELEQHIRDAWRAEFYTDELNNESDWTQTASCAAVRLLGAGDADGALAWLERDLSAREVRLTTGIFGASWLLETLTRHGRSDLAYLAATQREFPGWGHMLDSGATTLWEHWAFSDNTFSHNHPMFGSVSQWMIERVGGIAVPSDAVAGDRVEIAPSVVGPIRWAKTTYRSPRGPVRCDWLIEGESLRLEVDVPPGVEARVTIPTADATRVTESDLPADRATGVESLPSADGTAAFAVGSGSYLFVAPLPIGSTSAAAVD comes from the coding sequence ATGACTAGCCTTTGCCGCTCTGCCGCGACGACGCCGCTCTGCATCACTATCGTCTGCCTTGCTTGCCAGTTGGCCCCGGCGATGGAGGCCGTCGACCTGCAGTGCGACCGACGCGCCGACCCCCTCGGCGTCGCTCCTTCTCCGGTCGTGCTCTCTTGGTCGCTGGAATCGTCCGAGCGACGATCGGAGCAAACGGCGTTTGAAGTTCAGGTCGCCACTTCCCCTGACCGCCTCGCGACGCCCGATGTTTGGGCGAGTGGGCGTGAGGACTCGCCCGCGCAACACGTGGTAGTCCCCAAGAGATTGGAGCCGAGAACACCTCACTACTGGCGTGTCCGAGTGTGGGACGAGACAGATAAGCCTTCGCAGTGGAGCGCTGTCGCCAAATGGGAAACCTCGCTGGCTCCCACCGACTGGGAAGCGCAGTGGATTGACGACGGGCGCCCGCGACCACAACACGACGCCGAGTATTACGAGGAATCGCCGGCGCCGCTGTTTCGCAAAGCGTTCAAGGTTGAGAAGCCCGTTCGTCACGCACGCCTGTACGTCGCGGGATTGGGTTACTACGAGGCTCGCCTTAACGGTCGGCGCATTGGCGACGAGCATCACGCGCCGGCTTGGACCGACTACGACAAGCGGGTGCTCTACGCAACGCACGAAGTCACTCAACTGCTAGCCCAAGGCGAGAACGCTATCGGAATTGAGGTCGGCGCTGGATGGCGCGATCCCCTGCCCTTGCGGATGTGGGGACGGATCAATCTCCGCGAAAGTCTGGCTGTCGGTCCGCCGTGCCTGATCGCTCAGCTCGAAGTCACGCATACCGATGGGTCGCGCACCGTGATCGCAACCGGTCCCGAGTGGCGGACGCACCCCGGCCCGGTCGTTCGCAACAGTGTCTATCTCGGCGAAGAGTACGACGCCCGCCGCGAGCTCTCTGGTTGGACGACGCCAGAGTATGGCGATGCCAATTGGCGCCACGCCATCGCTGCAAGAGATCAACCGAAAGGCAAACTCGTACCTCAGTCGGCGCCGCCGATCCGTGTCGTCGATCGACTGCCAGGCGTGCTGCTCAAGACACTACCCGATGGGACGCGGGTGTATGACTTCGGCCGTAACTTCACCGGCGTGGTTGAAGTCGATTCGCCAAGCTCCGGTGAAGAGCAAGTGCGGCTGCTGCACGGCGAGCTCCTCGACGACGACGGCCGCGTGAATCCACTGACGTCCGTTGTCGGCCAGATCAAGCAGCCGGGCGTCGGCGGCCCCGGCGCGCCGGATGTCGCGGTACAGCTCGACTCCTACACGCCGGCGAAGGACGGCGCGTGGTCTTGGGCGCCGCGGTTCACCTTCCACGGCTTTCGCTATGTCGAAGCGACCGGCCTTGCCGACGACTCACGGCTGACCGGCCTTGCGCTGCGATCCGACGTGGCGTCGGCGATCGAGTTCGCGTGCTCCGACGAGCGGCTCAACCAGCTCCAGCAGGTCTGTCGCAACACGTTCGAGAGCAATCTTGTTGGCGTCCAGTCGGATTGTCCCCATCGAGAGAAGTTCGGCTACGGCGGCGACATCGCGGTGACGGCTGACGCGATGTGCCTGAACTACGACATGGCGACCTTCTACACCAAAGCTGTCGAAGACCTCGCCGACGCCAGGCGGCCCGACGGGGCGTTGACCGAGACGGCGCCGTTCGTTGGCATTGCCGACGCCGGCCTTGGTGAACGCGGCGGTCCCATTGGCTGGGCCCTAGCCCATCCGCTGCTGCTCGATCGGCTCCATCGCTACTACGGCGCCGAGCGGCTGATCGAAGAGCAGTACGCCGTCGCCGCGAAGTGGCTCGCGCTCGTCGGTCGATTGGCTCCGGATCACTTGGTGAGAGTCGAGATCGGCGACCACGAGGCGATAACGCCCACGCCCGTCGCGCTGATGGCGACCGCTCACTACCACGAGGCCACCGTCCTCATGCAACGGCTGGCGAAAGCCATCGGCCGTGATGACGACGCCGCCCGTTACGCGGAGCTTGAGCAGCACATCCGCGACGCTTGGCGGGCCGAGTTCTATACCGATGAACTCAACAACGAGAGCGACTGGACCCAAACCGCCTCTTGCGCCGCGGTGCGACTCTTGGGAGCTGGCGACGCTGACGGGGCTCTCGCTTGGCTCGAGCGCGACCTGTCCGCGCGAGAGGTGCGGCTAACGACAGGCATCTTCGGGGCGTCGTGGCTGCTCGAAACGCTGACTCGCCACGGCCGCAGCGACCTCGCCTACCTCGCCGCGACGCAACGTGAGTTTCCCGGCTGGGGTCACATGCTCGACTCCGGCGCCACGACGCTCTGGGAGCACTGGGCGTTCTCCGACAACACGTTCAGCCACAATCACCCGATGTTCGGCTCGGTCAGCCAGTGGATGATCGAGCGCGTCGGAGGGATCGCCGTGCCGTCCGATGCGGTCGCCGGCGACCGCGTCGAGATCGCGCCGAGCGTCGTCGGACCGATCCGATGGGCAAAGACGACTTACCGATCGCCGCGCGGGCCGGTCCGTTGCGACTGGCTTATCGAGGGCGAGTCGCTGCGGCTTGAGGTCGACGTTCCGCCAGGAGTTGAAGCCCGAGTGACGATCCCAACGGCCGATGCAACCCGAGTCACCGAGTCGGACCTGCCAGCGGACCGAGCCACTGGCGTCGAGTCGCTGCCATCCGCTGACGGCACGGCGGCGTTTGCGGTCGGTTCGGGTAGTTATCTCTTTGTCGCCCCGCTACCCATCGGATCGACTTCCGCCGCAGCGGTAGATTGA